A window of Fictibacillus halophilus contains these coding sequences:
- a CDS encoding PTS sugar transporter subunit IIA — MFNKLFGKKEVKKEETLIAPLTGKIVNIEEVPDPTFAQKMMGDGIAIEPTEGVVVSPVDGEIVQFFHTKHAIGIQSEAGAEILIHVGLETVSMNGEGFEGHVNVGDKVKAGDKLLSFDLELIKEKAASTVTPIVITNGDAVESLDKRAASEATKGETSLLQVKMK, encoded by the coding sequence ATGTTCAATAAACTATTTGGAAAAAAAGAAGTTAAAAAAGAAGAAACACTAATCGCTCCATTAACAGGAAAAATTGTAAACATTGAAGAGGTGCCAGATCCGACGTTCGCTCAGAAGATGATGGGCGATGGGATTGCGATAGAACCAACAGAAGGTGTTGTTGTCTCTCCAGTTGATGGAGAAATCGTTCAGTTCTTCCACACGAAGCATGCAATCGGTATCCAATCAGAAGCTGGTGCAGAAATTCTGATCCACGTTGGTCTTGAAACGGTTAGCATGAATGGTGAAGGTTTCGAGGGACATGTGAATGTAGGAGATAAAGTAAAAGCCGGAGATAAGCTTTTAAGCTTTGACCTGGAATTGATTAAAGAAAAAGCCGCTAGCACGGTAACGCCGATCGTAATCACAAACGGTGATGCGGTTGAATCTTTAGACAAGCGTGCTGCTTCTGAAGCAACAAAAGGTGAAACTTCATTATTGCAGGTTAAAATGAAATAA